In a genomic window of Gemmatimonadaceae bacterium:
- the kdsB gene encoding 3-deoxy-manno-octulosonate cytidylyltransferase — MPVLAVIPARLGATRLPRKPLRLLGGEPLVVRVYQRVLALQVADAVVVATDHDEVRAACATHGIPVVLTSTNHPSGTDRVAEVAAHPAYAGYDVLLNVQGDEPFVSAEALRGAVEIVTSGRAPIGTAAVPAPPDVLTRPDVVKVVRTDEGRALYFSRAPIPYLREAADASVRDPLVRQHIGVYAYTRTALQQWVSWAPHHLELIERLEQLRPLAHGLAIGVADVPHADGGIDTEDDLVRANARWASTEPGLHS; from the coding sequence ATGCCAGTCCTGGCGGTGATCCCGGCGCGCCTCGGCGCGACACGGCTTCCCCGCAAGCCGCTTCGCCTCCTCGGGGGCGAACCGCTCGTGGTCCGAGTCTATCAGCGCGTCCTGGCACTGCAGGTGGCCGACGCCGTGGTGGTGGCCACCGACCACGACGAGGTGCGGGCCGCCTGCGCGACGCACGGGATCCCCGTCGTCCTCACCAGCACGAATCATCCCAGCGGGACGGATCGGGTGGCCGAAGTGGCCGCCCACCCAGCCTATGCCGGCTATGACGTGCTGCTCAACGTGCAGGGAGATGAACCCTTCGTGTCGGCGGAGGCGCTCCGCGGGGCGGTCGAGATCGTGACCAGCGGCCGGGCCCCCATCGGCACCGCCGCCGTGCCCGCGCCGCCAGACGTCCTTACCCGGCCCGACGTGGTGAAAGTCGTCCGCACGGATGAGGGCCGCGCCCTCTACTTTTCGCGAGCGCCCATACCGTACCTGCGCGAAGCCGCCGATGCCTCGGTGCGCGACCCGCTCGTCCGTCAGCACATCGGCGTCTATGCCTACACCCGCACCGCACTCCAGCAGTGGGTGAGCTGGGCCCCGCATCACCTCGAACTCATCGAACGGCTGGAGCAGTTGCGGCCGCTCGCTCATGGATTGGCCATCGGCGTGGCGGATGTTCCGCACGCCGACGGCGGTATCGACACCGAAGACGACCTCGTGCGCGCCAACGCCCGCTGGGCCTCCACTGAACCGGGACTGCACTCATGA